A region of the uncultured Bacteroides sp. genome:
TTCTATATATATTGTTTTTAATCTTAATTTGTATTCAAATGGCTATTTTAGTTTTATATTTGTGATAAAATCAAATTTAATATTTTAGCTATGGATATTGATGAGAAAACAAGGAAAGAATTTATTCGTTTTCAACGTAACGAGATAACGGAAAGCTTGGTCTATACACGACTTGCTTCAATAGAAAAAGATAGTTCAAATAGAGATGTGCTTCTGAAAATTGCTGCTGATGAAGTTGCTCATGCTCATGTTTTTAAAAGATACACTAATGAAAATCCTAGTCCTAATAAATGGAAGATAGCTAAGTTTTATTGGCTTGCTCGTTTACTTGGTCTGACTTTTGCAATTAAATTAATGGAATCAGGAGAAGCAAATGCTCATGTGAACTATAATCAATATGCAACCTTTCCCGAATTAGCCCGTTTAGGACGCGAAGAAGAAGAACATGAAAAGAAGCTTATTGAATTGATTAATGAAGAACGGTTAGAATATATGGGCTCGGTTGTACTGGGTTTGAATGACGCCTTGGTTGAATTTACGGGTGCTTTAGCAGGATTTACACTTGCCCTAAGCGATTCTAAACTTATTGCCTTAACGGGAAGTATTACTGGTATTGCTGCTGCACTCTCAATGGCTTCTTCTGAATATCTTTCTACAAAATCTGAGGCTGAGATTGATAAACATCCTGTAAAAGCAGCAATTTACACAGGTATTGCTTATGTTATTACGGTTGTGGCTCTAGTTACTCCTTTTATTCTATTATCCAATGTTTTTGCAGCATTAGGCATTATGCTTTTTATTGCTTTGTTAATAATTGGCATCTTTAATTATTATTATTCAGTTGCCAGAAGTGAGAGCTTTAAAAAACGTTTTACTGAAATGGCTATCCTAAGTTTTGGTGTTGCTACAATCAGTTTTTTAATAGGATATGCATTGAAAGTCTTTACCGGGATAGGAGCTTGAATTGAATAAATAGACTTTTTTCTTTAGTTATGTTAAAGTATGCAACTTTAAGGGACTAATGGATTAAATTATATCCTATTTTGTAATATAGATATTGCAATTATGTGTAATTTTGCAATGTGAAAGTCAACTGCTTCGGATATCAAAACACATAAATATATTATTCTATCATGGATTTAATTAATGAAATTATTGCGCGGGCGAAAGCTGATCGTCAGCGTATTGTACTTCCTGAAGGAACGGAAGAACGTACTTTGAAAGCTGCTGATCAGGTTTTGGCAGATGGAGTTGCAGACATCATACTTATTGGTAGCCCGGAAGAAATTAAAAAACTGGCTGCAGAGTGGGATCTTAAGAATATTGAAAAGGCAACTATCATTGACCCGGCTAATCATGCAAAGAAGGAACAATATGCTGAATTACTTTGTGAACTTCGCAAGAAAAAGGGTATGAAGATTGAAGATGCCCGTAAGTTGGTTCTTGATCCGTTGTATTTAGGATGCCTGATTATTAAGAGTGGCGATGCTGATGGTCAGTTGGCGGGTGCTCAAAACACAACAGGTGATGTTCTTCGCCCTGCATTGCAGATTATTAAAACAGCTCCAGGCATCAGCGTTGTATCTGGTGCTATGCTACTTATTACTAAAACACCTCAATACGGCAAAGATGGTCTTTTGGTTATCGCTGACGTTGCTGTTTTGCCAAACCCAACAGCTGAAGAACTTGCTCAGATTGCTGTAGCTACAGGTAGAACTGCTCGTGTGCTCGCAAACGTAGAACCAAAAGTTGCAATGTTAAGCTTCTCAACAAAAGGAAGTGCTAAACATGAAATGGTTGATAAGGTAGCTGAAGCTACTCGTTTAGCAAAAGAATTAGATCCTGAAATGCAGATTGACGGTGAACTTCAGGCGGATGCTGCTTTAGTTCCTTCTGTAGGTCGTAGTAAAGCTCCTGGTAGTGCCATTGCAGGGCAAGCAAATACATTGGTTTTCCCTTCACTTGAAGTTGGTAACATTGCTTATAAGCTTGTACAACGTTTAGGCGGAGCAGAAGCTGTAGGTCCTGTTCTTCAGGGTATGGCTGCTCCTGTTAATGACCTATCTCGTGGTTGTTCAATACAGGATATTTACAGAATGATTGCAATTACCGCTAATCAGGCAATCGGAGCAAAAATAAATAAATAAGAATATGGCAGAAATGATTAAAGAACCAATAGAGAACTATGGGCTAAGCTCTAAAGATCGTAAGAAGACTTTGTTCTCTAGGATTGGAGTCGTAGGCTGCGGAAAGGAAGGCTCAAAAATAGCTACTGTGGCTGCTACGGCTGGTATTGAAGTGGTATTCCTGGAAATCAGTGATGAGAAAATACAAACAGCATTTGATAGAATTGCTGGTGAACTTGATATGCGTATTGCCACATGGGGACTTACTGAATCTGAAAAGAAAACAATTCTTGGACGTATTACCGGAACCCTTACTTTTGAAGCATTTAAAGATTGTGACTTTGTAATTGAAGCAGTACGTTATGATGAAAATGGAGAAAGAAGTCTTAATCACCGTAAAGAGATTTTTAAGAATCTTGAATCAGTATTAACTTCTGATGCTATTATCGCTACAAATGCATCTTCTGTAGTAATTACAGAGCTGGCAGCAGAACTTCAGCATAAAGAACGTTGCGTGTGCCTGCATTTTGTAATAATGCAACCTCAAAGCCGCGTAATGGAAATTGTTCGTGGACTTTATACTTCAGAATCTTGCTATAATAAAGTTTGTCAATTTGCTAAACTTATAAGCTATGATTATGTTACAGTAGAAGAGTCTGCTGGTTTGGTTAGTAATCGTCTATTCTTTACCCTGTTGAATGAGGCTTGTTCTATCCTTCAGGAAGGTCTTACAACTCCAATTGAAATTGATTCTATCATTAAGTTTGGGTTAGGACAAAGACAAGGTGTGTTCTGTATGGCTGACCAAATGGGAATTGAAAAAATCGTTCCTCAGATGGAAGATTTGTATAAAGAGTTTGGCTCTTTGAAATACAAACCATCTCCATTGTTACTCCGCTTAAATCGTGCTAAGCGTTGGGGGGTAAGTACTGGTATGGGCTTCTATGCTTATGATGAAGAAGGAAGCCGTATAATTAATGAGAATGAGAAAAAATAGAAAACTATGAAAATATTAGTGCTCAACTGCGGTAGTTCATCCATCAAATATAAGTTGTTCAATATGGACACAAAAGAGGTGATGGCTCAAGGCGGAATTGAAAAAATTGGATTAAAAGGTTCTTTTCTTAAACTGACTCTTCCTAATGGAAATAAGGTTATGTTGGAAGGAGAAATTCTGGAACATACAGCTGGTATTGAATACATTCTTGGAGTTTTAGTAAGCGAAAAATATGGTTGTATCAAATCATTGGATGAAATCAATGCTGTGGGACACCGTGTGGTTCACGGAGGAGAGAAATTCAACAAGTCAGTGCTGATTACTGATCAGGTGATTGAAAAGATTGTAGAATGTATTGATATCGCTCCACTTCACAATCCACCTAACTTGAAAGGTATTCGTGCGGTTTCAGAGTTGATGCCAAATGCTCCTCAGATTGCTGTATTTGATACTGCTTTCCATCAGACTATGCCTGATTATGCATATATGTATGGTATTCCTTATCAACTATATAAAAAATATGGTATCCGCCGTTATGGCTTTCATGGAACCAGTCATCGTTATGTTTCAAAACGAGTATGTGAATACCTTGGCGTTTCACAGGAAGGCCAACGAATTATTACTTGTCACGTAGGTAATGGTGGTTCTGTCTCTGCTATTAAAGATGGTAAGTCAATGGATACTTCAATGGGATTTACTCCTGTAGAGGGTTTATTGATGGGTACTCGTGCCGGAGATATTGATGCTGGAGTTGTTTCTTATATCATGGATAAAGAGATGATTGGCACAGCTTCTATTTCTACATTGTTAAATAAACATAGCGGTGTACTTGGGGTCTCTGGTGTTTCCAGTGATATGCGTGAACTTGACGCTGCATGTCAGGAAGGTAATGAACGAGCTATTCTTGCAGAAAAGATGTATTACTACCGTATTAAAAAGTATGTTGGTGCTTATACTGCAGCTTTGGGTGGAGTTGATATCATTGTATTTACCGGTGGTGTTGGTGAAAATCAATCAAAATGCCGTGCAGAGGTTTGTGATGGTCTTCAGTATATGGGGGTCTCTCTTGATCAGGAATTGAATAATAAGATTCATGGTGATGAGGCTGTTATCAGCACTTCTGATTCTAAAGTTAAAGTAGTTGTAATTCCTACAGATGAAGAATTTATGATCGCTTCTGATACTCTGCAGATTTTAACTGAGAAATAAATAAATCACATATAATAAGAAAGAGGTATAAGACTTGCTCCTATACCTCTTTCTCTTTATTATAAAGAGAAAAAATTATTCTCTAATATCTTTTAATTCCCAACCAAGAGCACTAGCACCAAGAACAGCTGCGTCAGAATCCTTAAGTTCAGAAACAAGAAGCTTCGTTTTACCTTTAAAGATATTCAGAACGTTGTTGTCAAGTCCTTTTTGAACAGGCTTCATAATATAATCACCTGATTTTGCTAACCCACCAAACAGTACAATTGCTTCAGGGCTAGAGAAAGCAACGAAGTTTGCCAAAGCTTCACCAAGCAAGGAACCTGTGAACTCGAATATTTCCTGAGCAAGTTTATCTCCTTTTACTGCAGCATCAAATACGTCTTTAGAAGTAATATCTTCAGAAGAGATGTTACGTAGGAGGCTTTGATCTGAACGGGCAACCAGGAATTCACGTGCTGTACGGGCTACACCTGTAGCAGAACAATAAGCTTCCAGACATCCTTTACGCCCGCAGCCGCACATTCTTCCGTTTTCGTGGCGTACAATAACATGTCCTAGCTCACCAGCAAAACCATCATGGCCATAAACTACCTGTCCGTTGACTACAATACCGCTACCTACGCCAGTGCCAAGAGTTATCATGATAAAATCTTTCATTCCGCGAGCAGCTCCATATGTCATTTCACCAATCGCTGCGGCATTAGCATCGTTTGTTAAAGCTGTAGGAATACCTAGTCTTTGCTCAAACAATTCTGCTAAATGGATAACACCTTTCCAAGGAAGGTTAGGAGCAAACTCTATTGTTCCGCTATAATAATTTCCATTAGGCGCTCCAATACCTATACCTTTGAT
Encoded here:
- a CDS encoding 3-hydroxyacyl-CoA dehydrogenase NAD-binding domain-containing protein produces the protein MAEMIKEPIENYGLSSKDRKKTLFSRIGVVGCGKEGSKIATVAATAGIEVVFLEISDEKIQTAFDRIAGELDMRIATWGLTESEKKTILGRITGTLTFEAFKDCDFVIEAVRYDENGERSLNHRKEIFKNLESVLTSDAIIATNASSVVITELAAELQHKERCVCLHFVIMQPQSRVMEIVRGLYTSESCYNKVCQFAKLISYDYVTVEESAGLVSNRLFFTLLNEACSILQEGLTTPIEIDSIIKFGLGQRQGVFCMADQMGIEKIVPQMEDLYKEFGSLKYKPSPLLLRLNRAKRWGVSTGMGFYAYDEEGSRIINENEKK
- a CDS encoding VIT1/CCC1 transporter family protein; translated protein: MDIDEKTRKEFIRFQRNEITESLVYTRLASIEKDSSNRDVLLKIAADEVAHAHVFKRYTNENPSPNKWKIAKFYWLARLLGLTFAIKLMESGEANAHVNYNQYATFPELARLGREEEEHEKKLIELINEERLEYMGSVVLGLNDALVEFTGALAGFTLALSDSKLIALTGSITGIAAALSMASSEYLSTKSEAEIDKHPVKAAIYTGIAYVITVVALVTPFILLSNVFAALGIMLFIALLIIGIFNYYYSVARSESFKKRFTEMAILSFGVATISFLIGYALKVFTGIGA
- a CDS encoding ROK family protein; translated protein: MISSMEKPYVVGIDIGGTNTVFGIVDARGTILCSGSVKTQAYDKVEDYVDTVCKNLLPLIESEGGVEKIKGIGIGAPNGNYYSGTIEFAPNLPWKGVIHLAELFEQRLGIPTALTNDANAAAIGEMTYGAARGMKDFIMITLGTGVGSGIVVNGQVVYGHDGFAGELGHVIVRHENGRMCGCGRKGCLEAYCSATGVARTAREFLVARSDQSLLRNISSEDITSKDVFDAAVKGDKLAQEIFEFTGSLLGEALANFVAFSSPEAIVLFGGLAKSGDYIMKPVQKGLDNNVLNIFKGKTKLLVSELKDSDAAVLGASALGWELKDIRE
- a CDS encoding acetate kinase; translation: MKILVLNCGSSSIKYKLFNMDTKEVMAQGGIEKIGLKGSFLKLTLPNGNKVMLEGEILEHTAGIEYILGVLVSEKYGCIKSLDEINAVGHRVVHGGEKFNKSVLITDQVIEKIVECIDIAPLHNPPNLKGIRAVSELMPNAPQIAVFDTAFHQTMPDYAYMYGIPYQLYKKYGIRRYGFHGTSHRYVSKRVCEYLGVSQEGQRIITCHVGNGGSVSAIKDGKSMDTSMGFTPVEGLLMGTRAGDIDAGVVSYIMDKEMIGTASISTLLNKHSGVLGVSGVSSDMRELDAACQEGNERAILAEKMYYYRIKKYVGAYTAALGGVDIIVFTGGVGENQSKCRAEVCDGLQYMGVSLDQELNNKIHGDEAVISTSDSKVKVVVIPTDEEFMIASDTLQILTEK
- the pta gene encoding phosphate acetyltransferase, producing the protein MMDLINEIIARAKADRQRIVLPEGTEERTLKAADQVLADGVADIILIGSPEEIKKLAAEWDLKNIEKATIIDPANHAKKEQYAELLCELRKKKGMKIEDARKLVLDPLYLGCLIIKSGDADGQLAGAQNTTGDVLRPALQIIKTAPGISVVSGAMLLITKTPQYGKDGLLVIADVAVLPNPTAEELAQIAVATGRTARVLANVEPKVAMLSFSTKGSAKHEMVDKVAEATRLAKELDPEMQIDGELQADAALVPSVGRSKAPGSAIAGQANTLVFPSLEVGNIAYKLVQRLGGAEAVGPVLQGMAAPVNDLSRGCSIQDIYRMIAITANQAIGAKINK